A stretch of Paenibacillus sp. URB8-2 DNA encodes these proteins:
- a CDS encoding ABC transporter ATP-binding protein: MIEELLSLRRLSFSFPQQKPVFSELSLTLRKGEFVSIVGASGCGKSTLFKVIAGLLEQTAGEIGLRGSDSGSGGNRLGLTAYMPQQDLLLPWRTVLDNCLLPLEIKGRASKDKKSVVQDMLKRFGLAGYELAYPHELSGGMRQRAAFLRTLMSGGELMLLDEPFGALDAMTKRDMHRWLLELWGELGRTVMFITHDLEEAILLSDRIFLMPSSSGGSLQEMNMELPRPRRLEMNYEPGFVSLRAELERRLYETRAV; the protein is encoded by the coding sequence ATTATCGAAGAACTTTTATCTCTCCGCCGCCTTTCTTTTTCGTTTCCGCAGCAGAAGCCCGTATTTTCGGAACTGTCGTTAACGCTCCGCAAGGGCGAATTCGTCAGCATCGTCGGCGCCAGCGGCTGCGGCAAAAGCACGCTGTTCAAAGTAATAGCCGGACTGCTGGAGCAAACGGCGGGAGAAATCGGGCTGCGTGGCTCCGACAGCGGCTCCGGGGGGAACCGGCTCGGCCTTACCGCCTACATGCCTCAGCAGGACCTCCTGCTGCCCTGGCGGACGGTGCTGGACAACTGCCTGCTGCCGTTGGAGATCAAAGGCCGGGCCAGTAAAGACAAAAAGTCTGTGGTACAGGACATGCTGAAGCGTTTCGGACTCGCCGGTTATGAGCTTGCTTATCCGCATGAGCTGTCCGGCGGGATGCGCCAGCGGGCCGCTTTTCTACGTACGCTGATGAGCGGCGGCGAGCTCATGCTGCTCGATGAGCCGTTCGGCGCGCTCGACGCCATGACCAAGCGGGACATGCACCGCTGGCTGCTGGAGCTATGGGGGGAGCTGGGGCGGACCGTTATGTTCATTACGCATGATCTGGAGGAAGCTATTCTGCTGAGTGACCGAATCTTTCTAATGCCGTCCTCCAGCGGCGGCTCCCTTCAGGAGATGAACATGGAGCTGCCGAGACCCCGGCGTCTGGAAATGAATTACGAGCCCGGCTTTGTCTCTTTGCGGGCCGAACTGGAGCGGAGGCTGTATGAAACGCGCGCCGTTTAA
- a CDS encoding O-antigen ligase family protein — translation MSKPVYGKNAVQSRNVEKISGPVWMLALAFVLFLGWAPFQVGLFNGLNMDYEKPLYISALLSGLMLLVWIGLDITKFKLTEQRDLVTVMAALLPVTYILSMFVAVSHYMAMNMMFIQSMYATIFIVALYLLKQRQINIVIQNAILAIAYFIVAFGLLNWLGSWKFAGALVGWFSDTVREGKYSGSVMTDSNGLRLTSIFQYANTYAAFLMAFLFVALFALVRSRKWYGRLTHGFMLVPIIVSILLTLSRGGLVMLPVAFILLLLFLKPVQQILWIVHLGIAGVVSLLITTPVTNLGIELNTAFTSSAASKGWGYLLGGSLIVAVLGWVIQRFAEPWLHKKLGGLEARKLSGLWIPLGSIVLVGIIAFLFIGTSVRNLLPPNIGIRLENINFKQHSVLERITFYKDALKVVKDHPILGAGGGGWAALYEHYQNNPYSSRQVHNFFLQYLIEVGIFGFIVFMSFIFYIFYKYIRGYAKRDKDDFSNGFFYLIIALSILIHSLLDFNMSYAFMGILVFIGLAGTAAVMDSKPLRRNWNTAGLRLGYFTVLGIGTVFLLFILIGYIGSSNAAVKAKNLTAVSQSYEELKAPLVKALDKRPGHPEAAMYLSSMDQQVFSQTQNGQYLEESLHVLTPALKNEPYNKQLLAQLAAYYALKGQGDLDFGVYRDNADKFVWDIEWADALISRAVMMGAQAHTQKDNAREQEYFKSGLEAYANVVAGVEHLKTLPPEQMQGRPFSVTPTIALNAGKMQLMSGEREAAKATLKLGFNENYADLINSENLWEMDWYSAIISRSYDLGQAAYAQKDDINRKANMQEKFKMGFQAYSQVLADMEYLKTLSPGELQGRSLTVPPAIRLNAGKIQFMSGQLQTAADTLQLGLNEDYTDAANRETARWYLAVLKKNNIAQDQSLYDRLIAADPAEAAKIDEIAALQL, via the coding sequence GTGTCGAAACCCGTATACGGAAAAAATGCTGTGCAGTCGAGAAATGTAGAAAAGATTTCAGGTCCGGTGTGGATGTTGGCCCTTGCGTTTGTTTTATTTTTGGGCTGGGCCCCGTTTCAAGTGGGATTATTTAATGGTTTGAATATGGATTACGAGAAGCCTCTGTATATATCCGCTTTGCTAAGCGGCTTGATGCTCCTGGTATGGATTGGCCTTGATATAACCAAGTTCAAATTGACCGAACAGCGGGATTTGGTGACTGTGATGGCGGCATTGCTTCCTGTCACTTATATCCTGTCGATGTTTGTCGCCGTCTCGCATTATATGGCAATGAATATGATGTTCATTCAGAGCATGTATGCAACAATATTCATTGTTGCGTTATATCTGCTGAAGCAGAGGCAAATCAATATTGTCATTCAGAACGCCATTCTCGCCATCGCCTATTTCATCGTAGCCTTCGGGCTGTTGAATTGGCTGGGGAGCTGGAAATTCGCCGGCGCTCTGGTAGGCTGGTTCTCCGATACCGTGCGCGAGGGTAAATATTCGGGTTCGGTGATGACCGACTCCAACGGCTTGCGGCTCACCTCGATTTTTCAGTATGCAAATACATATGCTGCATTCCTGATGGCTTTTCTGTTTGTCGCCCTGTTCGCGCTCGTTCGCTCCCGGAAATGGTATGGCCGGCTGACGCACGGGTTCATGCTGGTTCCGATTATTGTATCCATTCTGCTCACGCTGTCGCGCGGCGGACTGGTTATGCTGCCCGTTGCATTCATCCTGCTGCTTCTGTTCCTAAAGCCTGTGCAGCAAATCCTATGGATCGTTCACCTCGGAATTGCCGGAGTCGTCTCGTTGTTAATTACAACACCCGTAACCAATTTAGGTATCGAGCTGAATACCGCATTCACATCATCCGCCGCCTCCAAGGGCTGGGGGTATTTGCTCGGGGGCTCTTTGATCGTTGCCGTGCTGGGCTGGGTCATCCAGCGGTTTGCGGAACCTTGGCTGCACAAGAAACTCGGGGGGCTGGAGGCGCGCAAGCTGAGCGGACTGTGGATTCCACTCGGCTCTATAGTGCTGGTCGGCATCATCGCTTTCCTGTTTATCGGAACAAGCGTGCGAAACCTGCTGCCTCCGAACATCGGGATACGTCTGGAGAACATTAACTTCAAACAGCACAGCGTGCTGGAGCGTATAACTTTTTATAAGGATGCATTAAAAGTGGTTAAGGATCATCCGATCCTCGGTGCCGGAGGAGGAGGCTGGGCCGCGCTGTATGAGCACTACCAGAACAACCCTTATAGCAGCCGTCAGGTTCATAACTTCTTCCTGCAGTACCTGATTGAGGTCGGGATTTTCGGATTTATCGTGTTCATGAGTTTTATCTTTTATATTTTCTATAAATATATTCGCGGGTATGCAAAGAGGGATAAGGACGATTTCAGCAACGGTTTCTTTTATCTGATTATCGCCTTGTCTATTCTGATCCACAGCTTGTTGGACTTCAATATGAGCTATGCTTTCATGGGAATACTGGTCTTTATCGGTCTGGCCGGGACGGCGGCGGTCATGGACAGCAAGCCGCTGCGCCGGAACTGGAATACGGCGGGGCTGCGTCTTGGATATTTTACTGTGCTCGGAATCGGCACCGTATTTCTGCTGTTCATTTTGATCGGCTATATCGGATCGAGCAATGCCGCTGTGAAAGCCAAGAATCTGACTGCGGTCAGCCAGTCCTATGAAGAGCTGAAGGCGCCGCTGGTGAAAGCTTTGGATAAGCGCCCGGGCCATCCGGAGGCGGCGATGTATCTGTCCTCTATGGATCAGCAGGTGTTTAGCCAGACTCAAAACGGGCAGTACCTCGAAGAGTCCTTGCATGTGCTGACTCCCGCCCTCAAGAACGAGCCATACAACAAGCAATTACTGGCCCAGTTGGCAGCTTACTATGCCCTTAAAGGGCAAGGCGATCTTGATTTCGGGGTGTACCGTGACAATGCCGACAAGTTCGTCTGGGATATTGAATGGGCGGATGCCTTGATCAGCCGTGCTGTGATGATGGGAGCCCAGGCCCATACCCAAAAAGACAACGCCCGGGAGCAGGAGTATTTCAAGTCAGGGCTGGAGGCATACGCGAATGTTGTGGCCGGTGTTGAGCACTTGAAGACACTCCCTCCGGAGCAAATGCAGGGACGTCCGTTCTCCGTTACTCCGACCATCGCGCTTAATGCAGGAAAAATGCAGCTTATGTCAGGAGAACGCGAGGCAGCCAAGGCTACCTTGAAGCTTGGATTCAATGAAAATTATGCGGATCTAATAAATAGCGAAAACCTCTGGGAGATGGACTGGTACAGTGCTATAATCAGCCGTTCTTATGATCTGGGTCAGGCGGCATACGCACAAAAAGATGATATTAACAGGAAGGCAAACATGCAAGAGAAGTTCAAAATGGGGTTTCAAGCCTACAGTCAGGTTCTGGCGGATATGGAATATTTGAAGACTCTGTCTCCCGGAGAGCTGCAAGGACGGTCGCTTACTGTCCCTCCGGCTATAAGACTGAATGCGGGCAAAATTCAATTTATGTCCGGACAGCTGCAAACGGCCGCGGATACGCTGCAGCTTGGCCTGAACGAAGATTATACAGATGCAGCCAATCGTGAAACAGCTCGTTGGTACCTGGCTGTACTGAAGAAGAATAACATCGCCCAGGATCAGTCTCTGTATGACCGGCTGATTGCAGCCGATCCCGCGGAAGCGGCGAAGATTGATGAAATCGCGGCTTTGCAGCTTTAA
- a CDS encoding S-layer homology domain-containing protein, giving the protein MISTKKALAAFSISALMMLSAGGAGFAAGSGFTDLGSVQGKEKIESLKDRGLVKGVNGSQFMPGSVLSAAQGVQLISGGLQLSLAAIDFIKAPVASDIFTKVNDDAWYAEAFINAHYNGVNVPADLDPKEPMTKQLFTALLVQGLEKAGNLPLIKLAPTKIADEDQIDPSYQGGIQRSLVYKITALDKDGKFNPESKLTRAEAAVMLYNALEYLKAHGNR; this is encoded by the coding sequence ATGATATCGACAAAGAAAGCGTTGGCAGCCTTTTCAATCAGCGCATTAATGATGCTGTCGGCAGGAGGCGCGGGCTTTGCCGCAGGCAGCGGATTCACCGATCTCGGTTCCGTCCAGGGCAAGGAGAAGATCGAAAGCCTGAAAGACCGCGGGCTCGTTAAAGGAGTAAACGGATCGCAGTTCATGCCCGGTTCCGTCTTGAGCGCTGCTCAGGGCGTCCAGCTTATATCGGGAGGCCTGCAGCTCAGTCTGGCAGCTATTGATTTCATCAAGGCTCCCGTGGCAAGCGATATTTTTACCAAGGTCAACGATGACGCATGGTATGCCGAAGCTTTTATTAATGCGCACTATAACGGTGTCAACGTCCCGGCGGATCTTGATCCCAAGGAACCGATGACCAAACAGCTGTTCACCGCCCTGCTCGTTCAAGGCCTCGAGAAAGCCGGCAATCTGCCGCTTATCAAGCTTGCTCCGACGAAGATCGCCGATGAGGATCAGATTGACCCTTCTTACCAGGGCGGCATCCAGCGGTCCCTTGTATACAAAATCACCGCCCTGGACAAGGACGGAAAGTTCAATCCGGAGAGCAAGCTGACACGGGCTGAAGCAGCTGTGATGCTGTATAATGCACTGGAATATCTGAAAGCCCACGGGAATAGATAA